One part of the Ictidomys tridecemlineatus isolate mIctTri1 chromosome 13, mIctTri1.hap1, whole genome shotgun sequence genome encodes these proteins:
- the Sall3 gene encoding sal-like protein 3 isoform X4, with protein MCPFCKGSTRDRRCQWPGRSSSRARRDCSEQKCVPGEGTDDVDSGTESRSGGEEASVCQTCCAEFFKWTDFLQHQKSCTKNPPVLIVSEDEPAPPSEEFPEPSPASSPSDHTESEATEEATPAEGGEGGEVKAPEPEDEPMDVETPGDKGLQGPGTPAVPPVLPPGSPAAFSMPSTNVTLETLLSTKVAVAQFSQGARAAGTAGGSVGAVAIPMILEQLVALQQQQIHQLQLIEQIRSQVALMSRQPARPPLNPTTPGTPAQTSGQLQGLAPHPALQLSAGPAPVPAGSGQAAPPAFEGPQHLSQPASGASTPGGTGPMESVVSAAPSTAPALGSTVPSTAGSMTQPQNASTPPALGPAPLLSSASSLPNPLLPQTSSSSVIFPNPLVSIAATANALDPLSALMKHRKGKPPNVSVFEPKASAEDPFFKHKCRFCAKVFGSDSALQIHLRSHTGERPFKCNICGNRFSTKGNLKVHFQRHKEKYPHIQMNPYPVPEYLDNVPTCSGIPYGMSLPPEKPVTTWLDSKPVLPTVPTSVGLQLPPTVPSAHSYTDSPSVTPVSRSPQRPSPASSECTSLSPGLNNAESSIPVTSESPQPLLSGSSLTKTEPVNLPCTNARTGDTPVGGQAGAGPTSAATAVTDSASTSLSSPGLPAVSDQFKAQFPFGGLLDSMQTSETSKLQQLVENIDKKMTDPNQCVICHRVLSCQSALKMHYRTHTGERPFKCKICGRAFTTKGNLKTHFGVHRAKPPLRVQHSCPICQKKFTNAVVLQQHIRMHMGGQIPNTPLPEGFQDALDAELPFEEKTAETLSSYDDDIDDNSMEEDAELKDSASDSKPLLAYAGSCPPSPPSVISSIAALENQMKMMDSVMNCPQLTGLKSVENGSGESDRLSNDSSSAVGDLESRSAGSPALSSSSSSQALSPTPSHGESFRSKSPGLSHQEDPQEIPLKTERPDSPPPGPGNGGALDLTAGHPSRPVIKEEAPFSLLFLSRERGPSHSSPRLASSPAPTMIKMEVNGHSKAIALGEGPPLPAGVPVPTGPQTVMSPGLAPLLAPPPRRTPKQHNCQSCGKTFSSASALQIHERTHTGEKPFGCTICGRAFTTKGNLKVHMGTHMWNNAPARRGRRLSVENPMALLGGDALKFSEMFQKDLAARAMNVDPSFWNQYAAAITNGLAMKNNEISVIQNGGIPQLPVSLGGSALPPLGTMTGGMDKARTGSSPPSVSLDKASSETGASRPFTRFIEDNKEIGIN; from the exons ATGTGCCCCTTCTGTAAGGGAAGTACCAGGGACAGAAGATGCCAGTGGCCGGGCCGCTCCAGCTCTCGAGCCAGGAGAGACTGTTCTGAGCAGAAAT GCGTCCCCGGGGAAGGCACCGACGACGTGGACAGCGGGACTGAGAGCAGGAGCGGCGGCGAGGAGGCCAGCGTGTGCCAGACCTGCTGCGCGGAGTTCTTCAAGTGGACAGACTTCCTGCAGCACCAGAAGAGCTGCACCAAGAACCCACCGGTGCTCATCGTGAGTGAGGATGAGCCGGCGCCGCCCTCTGAGGAGTTCCCAGAGCCTTCTCCCGCCAGCTCGCCCAGCGACCACACGGAGAGCGAGGCCACCGAGGAGGCCACCCCCGCGGAGGGCGGTGAGGGCGGCGAGGTGAAGGCCCCGGAGCCGGAGGACGAGCCCATGGATGTGGAGACACCCGGGGACAAGGGCCTGCAGGGCCCAGGCACACCCGCTGTGCCCCCAGTGCTGCCCCCAGGGTCCCCTGCTGCCTTCAGCATGCCCAGCACCAACGTGACGCTGGAGACTCTGCTGAGCACCAaggtggctgtggctcagttcTCCCAGGGCGCGCGCGCAGCTGGCACAGCCGGAGGCAGTGTGGGCGCGGTCGCCATCCCCATGATCCTGGAGCAGCTCGTGGCTCTGCAGCAACAGCAGATCCACCAGCTGCAGCTCATCGAGCAGATCCGCAGCCAGGTGGCCCTGATGAGCCGCCAGCCCGCCAGGCCGCCACTGAACCCCACCACCCCTGGCACTCCTGCCCAGACCTCCGGCCAGCTCCAGGGCCTGGCCCCCCACCCGGCCCTACAACTCTCTGCTGGGCCGGCCCCTGTCCCTGCAGGCTCTGGCCAGGCAGCCCCACCTGCCTTCGAGGGCCCCCAGCACTTGTCACAGCCAGCGTCAGGTGCCAGCACTCCAGGTGGTACTGGGCCCATGGAGTCCGTGGTGTCTGCAGCCCCAAGCACAGCCCCTGCCCTGGGGTCCACGGTGCCCAGCACAGCGGGTAGCATGACACAGCCGCAGAATGCATCCACGCCCCCGGCCCTGGGCCCAGCCCCCCTCCTCAGCTCGGCCTCCAGCCTGCCAAACCCTCTGCTACCTCAGACCTCCTCCAGCAGCGTCATCTTCCCCAACCCGCTGGTCAGCATTGCTGCCACCGCCAACGCTCTGGACCCACTGTCCGCCCTCATGAAGCACCGCAAAGGCAAGCCCCCAAATGTGTCGGTGTTCGAGCCCAAGGCTAGCGCTGAGGACCCCTTCTTCAAGCACAAGTGCAGGTTCTGTGCCAAGGTCTTTGGCAGCGACAGTGCATTGCAGATACACCTGCGCTCTCACACTGGCGAGCGGCCCTTCAAGTGCAACATCTGCGGGAACCGCTTCTCCACCAAAGGCAACCTGAAGGTGCACTTCCAGAGGCATAAGGAGAAGTACCCCCACATCCAGATGAACCCCTATCCAGTTCCAGAGTACCTCGACAATGTGCCCACTTGCTCGGGGATTCCCTATGGCATGTCACTACCCCCAGAGAAGCCAGTAACCACCTGGCTCGATAGCAAGCCAGTGCTGCCCACAGTGCCCACATCAGTGGGGCTGCAGCTGCCCCCCACAGTCCCCAGTGCTCATAGCTACACCGATTCCCCCAGCGTCACCCCCGTCAGCCGCTCCCCGCAGAGGCCCTCTCCCGCATCCAGCGAATGCACCTCCTTGTCCCCGGGCCTCAACAATGCAGAGTCCAGCATCCCAGTGACATCTGAGTCTCCACAACCACTCCTCAGCGGCTCTTCTCTGACTAAAACCGAGCCTGTCAACCTGCCGTGCACAAATGCAAGGACAGGGGACACCCCAGTTGGTGGGCAGGCGGGTGCAGGGCCCACCTCAGCGGCCACGGCGGTCACAGACAGCGCCTCCACGAGCCTCAGCAGTCCTGGTCTCCCAGCAGTCTCTGACCAGTTCAAGGCCCAGTTTCCCTTTGGGGGACTGCTTGACTCTATGCAAACGTCAGAAACCTCGAAGCTGCAGCAGTTGGTGGAGAACATCGATAAGAAGATGACAGACCCAAATCAGTGTGTCATCTGCCACCGCGTGCTGAGCTGCCAGAGTGCCCTGAAGATGCACTACAGAACGCACACGGGGGAGCGGCCCTTCAAGTGCAAGATCTGCGGGCGGGCCTTCACCACCAAGGGCAACCTCAAGACTCACTTTGGGGTGCACCGGGCGAAGCCACCCCTGCGGGTGCAGCACTCCTGCCCCATCTGTCAGAAGAAGTTCACAAACGCAGTGGTGCTCCAGCAGCACATCCGCATGCACATGGGAGGACAGATCCCCAACACGCCACTGCCGGAGGGCTTCCAGGACGCCCTGGACGCAGAGCTGCCCTTTGAGGAGAAGACCGCGGAGACCCTGAGCAGCTATGACGATGACATCGATGACAACTCCATGGAGGAAGACGCGGAGCTGAAGGACTCAGCCAGCGACTCGAAGCCGCTCCTGGCCTACGCGGGGTCCTGCCCTCCCTCGCCACCCTCCGTCATCTCCAGCATCGCTGCCTTGGAGAACCAGATGAAGATGATGGACTCTGTCATGAACTGTCCGCAGCTCACTGGCTTGAAGTCCGTGGAAAACGGGTCTGGGGAGAGTGACCGCCTGAGCAACGACTCGTCCTCCGCTGTGGGCGACCTGGAGAGCCGCAGTGCAGGCAGCCCtgctctgtcctcctcctcctcctcccaggcacTGTCACCCACCCCTAGCCATGGGGAGAGCTTCCGTTCCAAGTCTCCGGGCCTCAGCCACCAGGAGGACCCACAGGAGATCCCGCTAAAGACCGAGAGGCCAGACAGCCCACCCCCCGGCCCAGGAAATGGAGGCGCCCTAGACCTGACTGCCGGCCACCCCAGTCGGCCGGTCATCAAGGAGGAGGCTCCCTTCAGCCTGCTGTTCCTGAGCAGGGAGCGGG GTCCCAGCCACAGCTCTCCTCGCCTGGCCTCCAGCCCTGCACCCACCATGATCAAAATGGAAGTGAACGGTCACAGCAAAGCCATCGCACTGGGCGAGGGCCCGCCGCTGCCAGCTGGGGTCCCGGTCCCCACTGGGCCACAGACAGTGATGAGCCCAGGCCTGGCGCCCCTGCTGGCACCCCCGCCACGCCGGACACCTAAGCAGCACAACTGCCAGTCCTGCGGGAAGACCTTCTCCTCAGCCAGTGCCCTGCAGATCCACGAGCGCACccacactggggagaagccctttGGCTGCACCATCTGCGGCAGGGCCTTCACCACCAAGGGCAACCTCAAG GTACACATGGGGACCCACATGTGGAACAACGCTCCCGCGAGGCGTGGCCGCCGCCTGTCAGTGGAAAACCCCATGGCTCTGCTCGGGGGCGATGCCCTGAAGTTCTCTGAAATGTTCCAGAAGGACCTGGCAGCCCGAGCCATGAATGTGGACCCCAGCTTTTGGAACCAGTATGCTGCAGCCATCACAAACGGGCTGGCCATGAAGAACAACGAGATTTCTGTCATCCAGAACGGAGGCATCCCCCAGCTCCCCGTAAGTCTAGGTGGAAGTGCTCTTCCACCTTTGGGCACCATGACCGGTGGCATGGACAAAGCACGCACTGGCAGCAGCCCACCCAGCGTCAGTTTGGACAAAGCAAGCTCTGAGACCGGCGCCAGCCGCCCGTTCACCAGGTTCATTGAGGACAACAAGGAAATTGGTATAAACTAG
- the Sall3 gene encoding sal-like protein 3 isoform X5 — translation MSRRKQAKPQHLKSDEELPPQDGAPEHGVPGEGTDDVDSGTESRSGGEEASVCQTCCAEFFKWTDFLQHQKSCTKNPPVLIVSEDEPAPPSEEFPEPSPASSPSDHTESEATEEATPAEGGEGGEVKAPEPEDEPMDVETPGDKGLQGPGTPAVPPVLPPGSPAAFSMPSTNVTLETLLSTKVAVAQFSQGARAAGTAGGSVGAVAIPMILEQLVALQQQQIHQLQLIEQIRSQVALMSRQPARPPLNPTTPGTPAQTSGQLQGLAPHPALQLSAGPAPVPAGSGQAAPPAFEGPQHLSQPASGASTPGGTGPMESVVSAAPSTAPALGSTVPSTAGSMTQPQNASTPPALGPAPLLSSASSLPNPLLPQTSSSSVIFPNPLVSIAATANALDPLSALMKHRKGKPPNVSVFEPKASAEDPFFKHKCRFCAKVFGSDSALQIHLRSHTGERPFKCNICGNRFSTKGNLKVHFQRHKEKYPHIQMNPYPVPEYLDNVPTCSGIPYGMSLPPEKPVTTWLDSKPVLPTVPTSVGLQLPPTVPSAHSYTDSPSVTPVSRSPQRPSPASSECTSLSPGLNNAESSIPVTSESPQPLLSGSSLTKTEPVNLPCTNARTGDTPVGGQAGAGPTSAATAVTDSASTSLSSPGLPAVSDQFKAQFPFGGLLDSMQTSETSKLQQLVENIDKKMTDPNQCVICHRVLSCQSALKMHYRTHTGERPFKCKICGRAFTTKGNLKTHFGVHRAKPPLRVQHSCPICQKKFTNAVVLQQHIRMHMGGQIPNTPLPEGFQDALDAELPFEEKTAETLSSYDDDIDDNSMEEDAELKDSASDSKPLLAYAGSCPPSPPSVISSIAALENQMKMMDSVMNCPQLTGLKSVENGSGESDRLSNDSSSAVGDLESRSAGSPALSSSSSSQALSPTPSHGESFRSKSPGLSHQEDPQEIPLKTERPDSPPPGPGNGGALDLTAGHPSRPVIKEEAPFSLLFLSRERGPSHSSPRLASSPAPTMIKMEVNGHSKAIALGEGPPLPAGVPVPTGPQTVMSPGLAPLLAPPPRRTPKQHNCQSCGKTFSSASALQIHERTHTGEKPFGCTICGRAFTTKGNLKVHMGTHMWNNAPARRGRRLSVENPMALLGGDALKFSEMFQKDLAARAMNVDPSFWNQYAAAITNGLAMKNNEISVIQNGGIPQLPVSLGGSALPPLGTMTGGMDKARTGSSPPSVSLDKASSETGASRPFTRFIEDNKEIGIN, via the exons ATGTCTCGGCGCAAGCAGGCCAAGCCCCAACACCTCAAGTCGGACGAGGAGCTGCCGCCGCAGGACGGGGCTCCTGAGCACG GCGTCCCCGGGGAAGGCACCGACGACGTGGACAGCGGGACTGAGAGCAGGAGCGGCGGCGAGGAGGCCAGCGTGTGCCAGACCTGCTGCGCGGAGTTCTTCAAGTGGACAGACTTCCTGCAGCACCAGAAGAGCTGCACCAAGAACCCACCGGTGCTCATCGTGAGTGAGGATGAGCCGGCGCCGCCCTCTGAGGAGTTCCCAGAGCCTTCTCCCGCCAGCTCGCCCAGCGACCACACGGAGAGCGAGGCCACCGAGGAGGCCACCCCCGCGGAGGGCGGTGAGGGCGGCGAGGTGAAGGCCCCGGAGCCGGAGGACGAGCCCATGGATGTGGAGACACCCGGGGACAAGGGCCTGCAGGGCCCAGGCACACCCGCTGTGCCCCCAGTGCTGCCCCCAGGGTCCCCTGCTGCCTTCAGCATGCCCAGCACCAACGTGACGCTGGAGACTCTGCTGAGCACCAaggtggctgtggctcagttcTCCCAGGGCGCGCGCGCAGCTGGCACAGCCGGAGGCAGTGTGGGCGCGGTCGCCATCCCCATGATCCTGGAGCAGCTCGTGGCTCTGCAGCAACAGCAGATCCACCAGCTGCAGCTCATCGAGCAGATCCGCAGCCAGGTGGCCCTGATGAGCCGCCAGCCCGCCAGGCCGCCACTGAACCCCACCACCCCTGGCACTCCTGCCCAGACCTCCGGCCAGCTCCAGGGCCTGGCCCCCCACCCGGCCCTACAACTCTCTGCTGGGCCGGCCCCTGTCCCTGCAGGCTCTGGCCAGGCAGCCCCACCTGCCTTCGAGGGCCCCCAGCACTTGTCACAGCCAGCGTCAGGTGCCAGCACTCCAGGTGGTACTGGGCCCATGGAGTCCGTGGTGTCTGCAGCCCCAAGCACAGCCCCTGCCCTGGGGTCCACGGTGCCCAGCACAGCGGGTAGCATGACACAGCCGCAGAATGCATCCACGCCCCCGGCCCTGGGCCCAGCCCCCCTCCTCAGCTCGGCCTCCAGCCTGCCAAACCCTCTGCTACCTCAGACCTCCTCCAGCAGCGTCATCTTCCCCAACCCGCTGGTCAGCATTGCTGCCACCGCCAACGCTCTGGACCCACTGTCCGCCCTCATGAAGCACCGCAAAGGCAAGCCCCCAAATGTGTCGGTGTTCGAGCCCAAGGCTAGCGCTGAGGACCCCTTCTTCAAGCACAAGTGCAGGTTCTGTGCCAAGGTCTTTGGCAGCGACAGTGCATTGCAGATACACCTGCGCTCTCACACTGGCGAGCGGCCCTTCAAGTGCAACATCTGCGGGAACCGCTTCTCCACCAAAGGCAACCTGAAGGTGCACTTCCAGAGGCATAAGGAGAAGTACCCCCACATCCAGATGAACCCCTATCCAGTTCCAGAGTACCTCGACAATGTGCCCACTTGCTCGGGGATTCCCTATGGCATGTCACTACCCCCAGAGAAGCCAGTAACCACCTGGCTCGATAGCAAGCCAGTGCTGCCCACAGTGCCCACATCAGTGGGGCTGCAGCTGCCCCCCACAGTCCCCAGTGCTCATAGCTACACCGATTCCCCCAGCGTCACCCCCGTCAGCCGCTCCCCGCAGAGGCCCTCTCCCGCATCCAGCGAATGCACCTCCTTGTCCCCGGGCCTCAACAATGCAGAGTCCAGCATCCCAGTGACATCTGAGTCTCCACAACCACTCCTCAGCGGCTCTTCTCTGACTAAAACCGAGCCTGTCAACCTGCCGTGCACAAATGCAAGGACAGGGGACACCCCAGTTGGTGGGCAGGCGGGTGCAGGGCCCACCTCAGCGGCCACGGCGGTCACAGACAGCGCCTCCACGAGCCTCAGCAGTCCTGGTCTCCCAGCAGTCTCTGACCAGTTCAAGGCCCAGTTTCCCTTTGGGGGACTGCTTGACTCTATGCAAACGTCAGAAACCTCGAAGCTGCAGCAGTTGGTGGAGAACATCGATAAGAAGATGACAGACCCAAATCAGTGTGTCATCTGCCACCGCGTGCTGAGCTGCCAGAGTGCCCTGAAGATGCACTACAGAACGCACACGGGGGAGCGGCCCTTCAAGTGCAAGATCTGCGGGCGGGCCTTCACCACCAAGGGCAACCTCAAGACTCACTTTGGGGTGCACCGGGCGAAGCCACCCCTGCGGGTGCAGCACTCCTGCCCCATCTGTCAGAAGAAGTTCACAAACGCAGTGGTGCTCCAGCAGCACATCCGCATGCACATGGGAGGACAGATCCCCAACACGCCACTGCCGGAGGGCTTCCAGGACGCCCTGGACGCAGAGCTGCCCTTTGAGGAGAAGACCGCGGAGACCCTGAGCAGCTATGACGATGACATCGATGACAACTCCATGGAGGAAGACGCGGAGCTGAAGGACTCAGCCAGCGACTCGAAGCCGCTCCTGGCCTACGCGGGGTCCTGCCCTCCCTCGCCACCCTCCGTCATCTCCAGCATCGCTGCCTTGGAGAACCAGATGAAGATGATGGACTCTGTCATGAACTGTCCGCAGCTCACTGGCTTGAAGTCCGTGGAAAACGGGTCTGGGGAGAGTGACCGCCTGAGCAACGACTCGTCCTCCGCTGTGGGCGACCTGGAGAGCCGCAGTGCAGGCAGCCCtgctctgtcctcctcctcctcctcccaggcacTGTCACCCACCCCTAGCCATGGGGAGAGCTTCCGTTCCAAGTCTCCGGGCCTCAGCCACCAGGAGGACCCACAGGAGATCCCGCTAAAGACCGAGAGGCCAGACAGCCCACCCCCCGGCCCAGGAAATGGAGGCGCCCTAGACCTGACTGCCGGCCACCCCAGTCGGCCGGTCATCAAGGAGGAGGCTCCCTTCAGCCTGCTGTTCCTGAGCAGGGAGCGGG GTCCCAGCCACAGCTCTCCTCGCCTGGCCTCCAGCCCTGCACCCACCATGATCAAAATGGAAGTGAACGGTCACAGCAAAGCCATCGCACTGGGCGAGGGCCCGCCGCTGCCAGCTGGGGTCCCGGTCCCCACTGGGCCACAGACAGTGATGAGCCCAGGCCTGGCGCCCCTGCTGGCACCCCCGCCACGCCGGACACCTAAGCAGCACAACTGCCAGTCCTGCGGGAAGACCTTCTCCTCAGCCAGTGCCCTGCAGATCCACGAGCGCACccacactggggagaagccctttGGCTGCACCATCTGCGGCAGGGCCTTCACCACCAAGGGCAACCTCAAG GTACACATGGGGACCCACATGTGGAACAACGCTCCCGCGAGGCGTGGCCGCCGCCTGTCAGTGGAAAACCCCATGGCTCTGCTCGGGGGCGATGCCCTGAAGTTCTCTGAAATGTTCCAGAAGGACCTGGCAGCCCGAGCCATGAATGTGGACCCCAGCTTTTGGAACCAGTATGCTGCAGCCATCACAAACGGGCTGGCCATGAAGAACAACGAGATTTCTGTCATCCAGAACGGAGGCATCCCCCAGCTCCCCGTAAGTCTAGGTGGAAGTGCTCTTCCACCTTTGGGCACCATGACCGGTGGCATGGACAAAGCACGCACTGGCAGCAGCCCACCCAGCGTCAGTTTGGACAAAGCAAGCTCTGAGACCGGCGCCAGCCGCCCGTTCACCAGGTTCATTGAGGACAACAAGGAAATTGGTATAAACTAG